The DNA segment AGATAAATCAACATTTGTCATCCTCTAGGGGGAGGAGGATGACGAAGAAATTATAGTAAATATAAATTTAACGAGGTGCTTATGAGAATGTTTATTCTGCTTCTTTTACTCTCCTCCGCTGTTTGGGCACAGTCTTATTATATGAATGTGAAAATGAAGGATGGGACTACAAAACCATATCCAATTTCATCAATTCAAAAACTTACATTCTACCCGACTGTAGGTGTTCAGGATTTGGATAAATTTAAGAATGCCTTAAAGACTTTTACTCTGCTGCAGAACTACCCTAATCCATTTAACCCAACTACAACTATAAGTTACACAATTCCAAAAGCTGGAAATGTTGAGTTAAAAATATTTGACATTAACGGACAGCTTGTTAGAAGCCTTGTAAAGGAGCAAAAGGAAGTTGGAGTTTATAAAGCCAATTGGGATAGTAAAAATGATGCTGATAGAACCGTAGCAAGCGGAGTTTATATCTGTCAGGTTAAGTATAACAACTCACTTCTTGCTAAAAAGATGTTGCTTTTAAAATGATGTTAATATTAAAACAAAACAACTATAAATTTTAATTAGGAGTAAAACATGAAAAAGATCTTTTCAATTATTCTCGTTCTTTTTGTATGGCAATTAGCTTTTGCACAGGAAGCAAAGATGATAATACACAAAACAACAGGAACAGATGAAATTAAATTGAGTGATATTGTTGATATAACATTTTCAACTGCTCTTGTCCCAACTGATTCCCTTATCGCATTTTGGCCTTTTAACAGCAATGCCAATGACGAAAGCGGTAATGGGCACAATGGAACAACCAACGGCGGACTTACTTGGACTTCAGACAGATTTGGCAATCCAAATAAGGCAGCAAACTTCAACGGAAGTGATTCCTGGATCGATTTTGGTGATACCC comes from the Ignavibacteriales bacterium genome and includes:
- a CDS encoding T9SS type A sorting domain-containing protein encodes the protein MRMFILLLLLSSAVWAQSYYMNVKMKDGTTKPYPISSIQKLTFYPTVGVQDLDKFKNALKTFTLLQNYPNPFNPTTTISYTIPKAGNVELKIFDINGQLVRSLVKEQKEVGVYKANWDSKNDADRTVASGVYICQVKYNNSLLAKKMLLLK